Proteins found in one Oryza glaberrima chromosome 4, OglaRS2, whole genome shotgun sequence genomic segment:
- the LOC127770008 gene encoding cytochrome P450 99A2: MQFFAKQNCQVNLLTNNPSSNPRFIMEINSAATLTLVSLLTLPILLALLTRKSSSKKRRPPGPWNLPLVGGLLHLLRSHPQVALRELASKYGPVMFLRMGQIDTVVVSSPAAAQEVLRDKDVMFASRPSLLVSEIFCYDNLDVGFAPYGAYWRMLRKLCTVELLSTKVVRQLAPVRNDETLTLVRNIEAASSGHGGGGGKKPVTLARLLTTCTNTITAKAAFGQACGVELQEQFLTALDVGLKFSGGFCFGDLFPSLRFIDAMTGLRSRLWRARGQLDSVFDKIIAQCEEHQGDSLVNVLLRIRDQGDLEFPFGTTNIKAIILDMFTGGTETTSSAAEWVMSELMRNPEVMAKVQAEVRRVFDNKSPQDHEGLIDNLRYMKMVIKETMRLNPVLPLLMPHLCRETCDIGGYEVVEGTRVVINSWAMARSPEYWDDAEEFKPERFEDGMADYKGSRFEYLPFGTGRRRCPGDTFGMVLLELIVARLLYYFDWSLPAGMQPDDVDMDFVVTATTRRKNHLQLVASPYKLAPIQI; the protein is encoded by the exons ATGCAGTTCTTCGCCAAGCAAAACTGCCAAGTAAACCTACTCACCAATAATCCATCCTCGAATCCTCGATTTATCATGGAGATAAACTCGGCAGCCACCCTCACCCTCGTCTCTCTCCTCACTCTGCCCATTCTTCTGGCGTTGCTGACCCGCAAGTCGTCGTCAAAGAAGAGGAGGCCTCCAGGGCCATGGAACCTCCCCTTGGtcggcggcctcctccacctcctccggtCGCATCCGCAGGTCGCGCTCCGCGAGCTCGCCAGCAAGTACGGCCCGGTGATGTTCCTCCGGATGGGGCAGATCGACACGGTCGtcgtctcctcgccggcggcggcacaggAGGTGCTCCGCGACAAGGACGTCATGTTCGCGTCGCGGCCGAGCCTCCTCGTCTCGGAGATCTTCTGCTACGACAACCTCGACGTCGGCTTCGCGCCCTACGGCGCCTACTGGCGGATGCTGCGCAAGCTCTGCACGGTGGAACTCCTCAGCACCAAGGTGGTGCGGCAGCTCGCGCCGGTCAGGAACGACGAGACGCTGACCCTCGTCAGGAACATCgaggccgcctcctccggccatggcggcggcggcggcaagaagcCGGTCACCCTCGCCAGGCTGCTCACGACGTGCACGAACACGATCACCGCCAAGGCGGCGTTCGGACAGGCGTGCGGCGTCGAGCTCCAGGAGCAGTTCTTGACGGCTCTGGACGTCGGGCTCAAGTTCAGCGGCGGATTCTGCTTCGGCGACCTCTTCCCGTCGCTGCGGTTCATCGACGCCATGACCGGGCTGAGGAGCCGCCTGTGGCGAGCACGCGGGCAGCTGGACTCCGTCTTCGACAAGATCATCGCTCAGTGCGAGGAGCATCAGGGTGATTCCCTTGTCAACGTCCTTCTCAGGATCAGAGATCAGGGCGACCTCGAATTCCCCTTCGGCACAACGAACATCAAGGCAATTATACTG GATATGTTCACGGGAGGGACAGAGACGACGTCGTCGGCCGCGGAGTGGGTCATGTCGGAGCTCATGAGGAACCCTGAGGTAATGGCCAAGGTACAGGCCGAGGTGCGGCGAGTGTTCGACAACAAGAGCCCACAAGACCATGAGGGCCTGATTGACAACCTACGCTACATGAAGATGGTGATCAAGGAGACTATGAGGTTGAATCCAGTGTTGCCGCTGCTGATGCCCCATCTCTGCCGGGAGACCTGCGACATTGGTGGTTATGAGGTCGTGGAGGGGACCAGGGTGGTGATCAATTCGTGGGCGATGGCGAGGAGCCCCGAGTACTGGGATGACGCGGAGGAGTTTAAGCCAGAGAGGTTTGAGGATGGCATGGCAGACTACAAAGGCTCCCGTTTTGAGTACTTGCCGTTTGGAACCGGGAGGAGGAGATGCCCTGGTGATACATTTGGTATGGTCTTGCTGGAGCTCATCGTGGCACGCCTTCTCTACTACTTCGATTGGAGCCTCCCGGCCGGAATGCAGCCGGATGATGTTGACATGGACTTCGTCGTCACCGCCACAACTAGGAGAAAGAACCATCTTCAGCTAGTGGCGTCGCCATATAAGTTGGCTCCTATCCAAATCTGA